One Danio rerio strain Tuebingen ecotype United States chromosome 22, GRCz12tu, whole genome shotgun sequence genomic window carries:
- the LOC100148751 gene encoding uncharacterized protein isoform X1, whose product MASSSAEAGRSSPDHDRPNMSDLRIVLIGKNASENSRVENFIKSGPAAVFDSGASFYVKQTRFSGQERNIRVFHFPHLLQTHLNQLQVIQAVRECLSQCAPGPHVIILVLQYNDFTELDRDRVKYILSLFSQKAIKHTIVLTTDEETLRFVFFKTNKAVQNVIKDCEGRHLRFDTNPQSHTKLFIKIEKILKEEYKEFHICGDEGDGSSVDGDCGSARGDYTEDESSKTGSDGREVLNLNLVVCGSNRRLKSSMSELFLRESRRGSVVGSEFTRTDVDLHGRLISLMEFPTLINLSEEEVMRQTLRCVSLCHPGVHLFILIIPDGPLNNEDRAEVEKMQIFSFKINKHMMILIQQDSELHTAELSEETQTVIQSLSGRHHFINPNTPVSTLMEKIDQMVEENKGEVFSAETFLEPQMEKHLKYDEKHSGINSLKTFQSQDSRERPNEVRIVLLGKTGVGKSATGNTILGRKAFTSDISQSSVTKECQKVTVQVNSQNITVIDTPGLFDTQLSNEEIKREISNCISMILPGPHVFLLVISLGRFTQEEQESVKIIQEIFGENSLKYTIVLFTRGDDLRNKTIGDFLGNTDSALKNLTETCGNRVHVFNNNQTKDPTQVSDLLMKIEKMVKTNGDSYYSCKMFREMEREIQEKQMMIMEEKVEQLKREREELMKKHKEEKKRMMEEERVKHEKEKKRREDEYRERDELIKKHEEEKKRMMEEERVKHEKEKKRREDEYREREELIKKHEEEKKRMMEEERVKHEKEKKRREDEYREREERVNRDIKEERKMQEEMRSEKERMMKEHTEEKKREMKIHEEEKKRREEELRVKEVQYKRDIKDIKDQEKNTKEKLKRLQEEWEKQKQQEKQRQEKDDEKRRQKEQDMWEKYNQMLKKDKERIIMIEKERQNHDKERLKREEEFKEREEQYKTEIKKEREEWERQKQHERQRREEEDERRRKKEEDMFYDFDQRLKQEKERMMMMIEEERRNNNQDRKKREEDFREKEEECKKEMKREREYWRQRRDEEEDRRRKIEEDTWDEYYQKLKRERERRLREKEDLQLNHELERERIKKNMEENRLKHSEERKRREHKFREEQYKRDIKDIEDCERKLWEEWETEIQEESKREEKEKQGHETTPLYQSNAMIQQTNSDEDSASQCLRILLFGKTGNGKSATGNTILRKNYFHAETSSSLVTRVCQKEVVKVDGKTVSIIDTPGLFDLTLSKEQVQEQIMKCVHQSAPGPHVFVIVVSLGKISQEKGEILDMITMMFGPEAAKFSVVLFTEADILNNKTIEQYEKASFNDELKNMISDCGNRYLDFNNTETQDQTQVTRLFNMIEEIRKSNEGKHFTNEMFQEAEVSVDRRIETLKENKTRNQAQVVELEAKYEMEIRNMTERLAKKKQKADEKRVKLEKFKEKVKTLRREFEEKEKSDLEKQEEEEKQKQADLEKQMTEEYNQMIEEIEDQRKLYENQQEEREKEYQKREEEYKKDLENLKNKEHSIAELLIKQEQEIKNRDLEELKRKEQEEKEREEWMRKIKEAESKKETQEKVKQQQSKWEIEMKRQMRGREDDIRKTKEKHGNQLRIQEEKLEKMKNKCEREREDLRQIQEREKQKKDKGEKDRLYEEKRNEIKRHYDQLKEEIKEEFEKRKQEDEKRREEKRKKLEKMFEDLKGEQDVMCTRERQVQGRIEEEEKECNRIKQKHKSNINAMEKKHQDEAREQEEELNVFRERVDQQVQRLKDMIALIYAEESYKRNNKWKCHVM is encoded by the exons TGAGCGATCTGAGGATTGTTCTGATAGGCAAGAATGCATCAGAAAACAGCCGAGTGGAAAACTTTATCAAGAGTGGACCAGCAGCAGTGTTTGACAGTGGAGCTTCATTTTATGTCAAGCAGACCAGATTCAGTGGACAGGAGAGAAACATCAGAGTCTTCCACTTTCCTCATCTGCTTCAGACACATCTCAATCAGCTGCAGGTCATTCAGGCAGTGAGAGAGTGTCTGTCTCAGTGTGCTCCAGGCCCTCATGTGATCATACTTGTACTGCAGTATAATGACTTCACTGAGCTGGACAGAGACAGAGTGAAATATATACTGAGTCTCTTCAGTCAGAAGGCCATCAAACACACTATAGTGCTGACCACTGATGAGGAGACACttaggtttgttttttttaaaacgaATAAGGCTGTTCAAAATGTAATAAAGGACTGTGAAGGAAGACATCTTCGGTTTGATACAAACCCACAATCTCACACTAAATTGTTTATAAAGATAGAGAAGATCCTCAAGGAAGAATACAAAGAATTTCACATCTGTGGTGATGAAGGTGATGGGTCATCAGTGGATGGAGATTGTGGTTCAGCCAGAGGAGATTACACAGAAGATGAGAGCTCAAAAACAGGAAGTGATGGAAGAG AGGTTCTGAACCTGAATCTGGTTGTTTGTGGGAGTAACAGAAGATTAAAATCCTCCATGTCAGAGCTGTTCCTGAGAGAAAGCAGGAGAGGATCTGTGGTCGGTTCAGAGTTTACGAGGACAGATGTGGATCTTCATGGTCGTCTGATCAGTCTGATGGAGTTTCCAACTCTCATTAATCTCTCAGAGGAGGAAGTGATGCGTCAGACGCTCCGCTGTGTGTCTCTCTGCCATCCTGGAGTTCATCTGTTCATCCTCATCATTCCTGATGGTCCTCTCAATAATGAAGACCGAGCAGAAGTGGAGAAGATGCAGATTTTCAGCTTCAAAATCAACAAGCACATGATGATCCTCATACAGCAGGACTCAGAGCTTCATACAGCAGAACTCAGTGAAGAAACTCAGACGGTCATTCAGAGTCTTAGTGGACGACATCATTTCATTAACCCAAACACACCAGTGTCCACATTGATGGAGAAGATTGATCAGATGGTGGAAGAAAACAAAGGAGAGGTTTTCTCAGCAGAGACATTTCTGGAGCCGCAGATGGAGAAACACCTGAAATATGATGAAAAACATAGCGGAATCAACTCATTAAAGACATTTCAGTCACAAG ATTCAAGAGAAAGACCTAATGAAGTGAGAATTGTTCTTCTGGGTAAAACTGGAGTTGGGAAGAGTGCAACTGGAAACACCATCTTAGGAAGAAAAGCATTTACATCAGACATCTCTCAAAGCTCTGTTACTAAAGAGTGTCAGAAGGTCACAGTTCAAGTCAATAGTCAAAACATCACTGTGATCGACACTCCAGGACTGTTTGATACTCAACTCAGTAATGAAGAAATCAAGAGAGAAATCAGCAACTGCATCTCCATGATCCTGCCTGGACCTCACGTGTTTCTGCTGGTGATTTCACTGGGAAGATTCACTCAAGAAGAGCAAGAGTCAGTGAAGATCATCCAAGAAATATTTGGAGAAAACTCTTTAAAATACACAATAGTGCTGTTCACCAGAGGAGACGATCTGAGGAACAAAACTATTGGAGACTTTCTAGGAAACACTGACTCTGCTCTTAAGAACCTCACTGAAACATGTGGAAACAGAGTCCATGTGTTCAACAATAATCAGACTAAAGACCCAACACAAGTGTCTGATCTACTGATGAAGATAGAGAAGATGGTGAAGACAAATGGAGACAGTTATTACTCATGTAAGATGttcagagagatggagagagaaatACAAGAGAAACAAATGATGATAATGGAGGAGAAAGTGGAACAActgaagagagaaagagaagaactGATGAAGAAACATAAGGAAGAGAAAAAGAGGATGATGGAAGAAGAACGGGTGAAGCATGAAAAGGagaaaaagagaagagaagaTGAATATAGAGAAAGAGATGAACTGATAAAGAAACATGAGGAAGAGAAAAAGAGGATGATGGAAGAAGAACGGGTGAAGCATGAAAAGGagaaaaagagaagagaagaTGAATATAGAGAAAGAGAAGAACTGATAAAGAAACATGAGGAAGAGAAAAAGAGGATGATGGAAGAAGAACGGGTGAAGCATGAAAAGGagaaaaagagaagagaagaTGAATATAGAGAAAGAGAAGAACGAGTTAATAGAGATATAAAAGAAGAGAGAAAAATGCAAGAGGAAATGAGGAGCGAAAAAGAGAGAATGATGAAGGAACACACAGAAGAGAAAAAGAGGGAGATGAAAATACACGAAGAGGAGAAAAAAAGAAGGGAAGAAGAATTAAGAGTGAAAGAAGTTCAATATAAAAGAGACATTAAAGACATTAAGGATCAAGagaaaaatacaaaagagaaGTTGAAGAGACTACAAGAGGAATGGGAGAAACAGAAGCAGCAGGAAAAACAAAGACAAGAAAAAGATGATGAGAAAAGACGACAAAAGGAACAGGACATGTGggaaaaatataatcaaatgctaaaaaaagacaaagaaaggATTATAATGatagagaaagaaagacagaatcaTGATAAAGAGAGATTGAAAAGAGAAGAGGAATTTAAGGAGAGAGAAGAACAATATAAAACAGagataaagaaagaaagagaagaatGGGAACGACAGAAACAACATGAAAGACAAAGAAGAGAAGAAGAGGATGAGAGAAGGCGAAAGAAAGAAGAGGATATGTTTTATGACTTTGACCAGAGACTTAaacaagagaaagagagaatgatgatgatgatagaggAAGAACGACGAAACAATAATCAAGATAGAAAGAAAAGAGAAGAGGATTTTAGAGAGAAAGAAGAAGAATGCAAAAAAGAGATGAAGAGAGAGCGAGAATATTGGAGACAAAGAAGAGATGAGGAGGAGGACAGAAGGAGAAAAATAGAAGAGGACACGTGGGATGAATATTACCAAAAACTTaaacgagagagagaaagaagactGAGAGAGAAAGAAGATCTACAGCTCAACCACGAATTAGAGAgagaaagaattaaaaaaaatatggagGAAAACAGGCTGAAGCATAGCGAAGAGAGAAAAAGAAGAGAACATAAATTTAGAGAAGAACAATATAAGAGAGACATTAAAGACATTGAAGACTGTGAGAGAAAGTTATGGGAGGAATGGGAGACAGAGATACAAGAGGAAAGTAAAAGAGAAGAAAAGGAGAAACAAGGACATGAAACAACCCCACTTTATCAGAGCAATGCAATGATTcagcaaacaaaca GTGATGAAGACTCAGCGTCACAATGTCTGAGAATCTTGTTGTTTGGGAAAACTGGAAATGGAAAGTCTGCAACAGGAAACACCATCCTCAGAAAAAATTACTTTCACGCTGAAACCAGTTCATCTTTGGTGACCAGAGTTTGTCAGAAGGAAGTTGTCAAAGTCGATGGTAAAACAGTATCTATTATTGATACTCCAGGACTCTTCGATTTGACGCTGTCAAAAGAACAAGTACAGGAGCAAATTATGAAATGTGTTCATCAGTCAGCTCCTGGACCTCATGTGTTTGTTATTGTGGTGAGTTTAGGAAAAATTAGCCAAGAGAAGGGTGAGATTTTAGACATGATAACGATGATGTTTGGGCCAGAAGCAGCAAAATTCAGTGTTGTTCTCTTCACTGAAGCAGATATTCTGAACAACAAAACAATTGAACAATATGAGAAAGCAAGTTTTAATGATGAACTCAAAAACATGATCAGCGACTGTGGAAACAGATACCTGGATTTTAACAACACAGAAACACAAGATCAGACACAAGTTACTCGTCTGTTTAATATGATAGAAGAAATTAGGAAATCTAATGAGGGTAAACACTTTACTAATGAGATGTTTCAGGAGGCAGAGGTCTCTGTCGACAGAAGAATTGAAACATTAAAAGAGAATAAAACAAGAAATCAGGCTCAAGTTGTAGAATTAGAGGCCAAATATGAGATGGAAATCAGAAACATGACAGAAAGACTGGCGAAGAAGAAACAAAAGGCAGATGAAAAAAGAGTGAAGCTGGAGAAGTTCAAAGAAAAAGTGAAAACTCTCAGGAGAGAGTTTGAggagaaagaaaaatctgatttgGAGAAACAAGAGGAAGAGGAGAAACAGAAACAGGCAGATCTGGAGAAACAGATGACAGAGGAATATAATCAGATGATAGAGGAGATTGAAGATCAGAGAAAACTGTATGAAAATCAGCaagaagaaagagagaaagaatatCAAAAAAGAGAGGAAGAATATAAAAAAGATctagaaaatttaaaaaataaagaacataGTATAGCAGAATTACTGATTAAACAagaacaggaaataaaaaacagAGATTTAGAGGaactaaaaagaaaagaacaagaagagaaagagagagaagaatGGATGAGGAAAATAAAGGAGGCTGAAAGTAAAAAAGAGACTCAAGAAAAGGTTAAACAACAGCAAAGCAAATGGGAAATAGAAATGAAGCGACAGATGAGAGGACGAGAGGATGACATaagaaagacaaaagaaaaacatGGAAATCAACTTAGAATACAAGAAGAGAAActggaaaaaatgaaaaataaatgtgaaagagaaagagaagatTTGCGACAGATccaagagagagaaaaacaaaagaaagacaaaGGAGAAAAGGATAGACTATATGAAGAAAAAAGGAATGAGATAAAAAGACATTATGATCAgctgaaggaagaaataaaagaaGAGTTTGAGAAAAGAAAACAAGAGGATGAAAAGAGACGAGAAGAGAAGAGGAAGAAATTAGAGAAAATGTTTGAAGACCTGAAAGGAGAACAAGATGTTATGTGTACAAGAGAAAGACAGGTGCAAGGAAgaatagaagaagaagaaaaagagtgtaatagaataaaacaaaaacataaaagcaACATTAATGCCATGGAGAAGAAACATCAAGATGAAGCCAGAGAACAAGAAGAAGAATTGAATGTTTTCAGAGAGAGAGTTGATCAGCAGGTACAGAGGCTGAAGGACATGATAGCCCTCATATATGCAGAGGAAAGTTATAAGAGGAATAATAAATGGAAATGTCACgtcatgtaa
- the guca1ab.2 gene encoding guanylyl cyclase-activating protein 1, with the protein MGNAPGTSVEELSACESHQWYRKFMTECPSGQLTFYEFKKFFGLKNLSEKSNEYVMTMFQTFDMNDDGCIDFMEYVAALSLILKGGVQQKLRWYFKLYDVDGSGCIDREELLLIVKAIRAINGVEQEVSAEEFTNMVFEKIDLNADGVLTMDEFMEGIQADEYLSTMLTQSLDLTHIVKKIYSEIHCEQEPH; encoded by the exons atgggGAACGCGCCCGGTACATCAGTGGAGGAGCTCAGCGCCTGTGAGTCTCACCAGTGGTACCGAAAATTCATGACCGAGTGTCCGTCCGGCCAGCTCACCTTCTACGAGTTCAAGAAGTTCTTCGGCCTCAAGAATCTGTCAGAGAAATCCAACGAATACGTCATGACCATGTTCCAGACGTTCGATATGAATGAC gatgGCTGTATTGATTTCATGGAGTATGTGGCGGCTCTGAGTCTGATCCTGAAAGGCGGTGTTCAGCAGAAGCTGCGCTGGTATTTCAAGCTCTACGATGTGGACGGCAGCGGCTGCATCGACCGCGAGGAGCTGCTGCTCATTGTTAAG GCCATTCGAGCCATTAATGGAGTCGAGCAGGAGGTTTCAGCTGAAGAGTTTACCAACATGGTGTTTGAAAAGATCGACCTCAATGCAGACG gagtgtTGACTATGGATGAGTTTATGGAGGGCATTCAGGCAGACGAGTATCTCTCCACCATGCTGACTCAGAGTCTGGATCTCACACACATCGTCAAAAAAATCTACAGCGAGATCCACTGTGAGCAGGAGCCGCACTGA
- the LOC100148751 gene encoding uncharacterized protein isoform X2, giving the protein MASSSEAGRSSPDHDRPNMSDLRIVLIGKNASENSRVENFIKSGPAAVFDSGASFYVKQTRFSGQERNIRVFHFPHLLQTHLNQLQVIQAVRECLSQCAPGPHVIILVLQYNDFTELDRDRVKYILSLFSQKAIKHTIVLTTDEETLRFVFFKTNKAVQNVIKDCEGRHLRFDTNPQSHTKLFIKIEKILKEEYKEFHICGDEGDGSSVDGDCGSARGDYTEDESSKTGSDGREVLNLNLVVCGSNRRLKSSMSELFLRESRRGSVVGSEFTRTDVDLHGRLISLMEFPTLINLSEEEVMRQTLRCVSLCHPGVHLFILIIPDGPLNNEDRAEVEKMQIFSFKINKHMMILIQQDSELHTAELSEETQTVIQSLSGRHHFINPNTPVSTLMEKIDQMVEENKGEVFSAETFLEPQMEKHLKYDEKHSGINSLKTFQSQDSRERPNEVRIVLLGKTGVGKSATGNTILGRKAFTSDISQSSVTKECQKVTVQVNSQNITVIDTPGLFDTQLSNEEIKREISNCISMILPGPHVFLLVISLGRFTQEEQESVKIIQEIFGENSLKYTIVLFTRGDDLRNKTIGDFLGNTDSALKNLTETCGNRVHVFNNNQTKDPTQVSDLLMKIEKMVKTNGDSYYSCKMFREMEREIQEKQMMIMEEKVEQLKREREELMKKHKEEKKRMMEEERVKHEKEKKRREDEYRERDELIKKHEEEKKRMMEEERVKHEKEKKRREDEYREREELIKKHEEEKKRMMEEERVKHEKEKKRREDEYREREERVNRDIKEERKMQEEMRSEKERMMKEHTEEKKREMKIHEEEKKRREEELRVKEVQYKRDIKDIKDQEKNTKEKLKRLQEEWEKQKQQEKQRQEKDDEKRRQKEQDMWEKYNQMLKKDKERIIMIEKERQNHDKERLKREEEFKEREEQYKTEIKKEREEWERQKQHERQRREEEDERRRKKEEDMFYDFDQRLKQEKERMMMMIEEERRNNNQDRKKREEDFREKEEECKKEMKREREYWRQRRDEEEDRRRKIEEDTWDEYYQKLKRERERRLREKEDLQLNHELERERIKKNMEENRLKHSEERKRREHKFREEQYKRDIKDIEDCERKLWEEWETEIQEESKREEKEKQGHETTPLYQSNAMIQQTNSDEDSASQCLRILLFGKTGNGKSATGNTILRKNYFHAETSSSLVTRVCQKEVVKVDGKTVSIIDTPGLFDLTLSKEQVQEQIMKCVHQSAPGPHVFVIVVSLGKISQEKGEILDMITMMFGPEAAKFSVVLFTEADILNNKTIEQYEKASFNDELKNMISDCGNRYLDFNNTETQDQTQVTRLFNMIEEIRKSNEGKHFTNEMFQEAEVSVDRRIETLKENKTRNQAQVVELEAKYEMEIRNMTERLAKKKQKADEKRVKLEKFKEKVKTLRREFEEKEKSDLEKQEEEEKQKQADLEKQMTEEYNQMIEEIEDQRKLYENQQEEREKEYQKREEEYKKDLENLKNKEHSIAELLIKQEQEIKNRDLEELKRKEQEEKEREEWMRKIKEAESKKETQEKVKQQQSKWEIEMKRQMRGREDDIRKTKEKHGNQLRIQEEKLEKMKNKCEREREDLRQIQEREKQKKDKGEKDRLYEEKRNEIKRHYDQLKEEIKEEFEKRKQEDEKRREEKRKKLEKMFEDLKGEQDVMCTRERQVQGRIEEEEKECNRIKQKHKSNINAMEKKHQDEAREQEEELNVFRERVDQQVQRLKDMIALIYAEESYKRNNKWKCHVM; this is encoded by the exons TGAGCGATCTGAGGATTGTTCTGATAGGCAAGAATGCATCAGAAAACAGCCGAGTGGAAAACTTTATCAAGAGTGGACCAGCAGCAGTGTTTGACAGTGGAGCTTCATTTTATGTCAAGCAGACCAGATTCAGTGGACAGGAGAGAAACATCAGAGTCTTCCACTTTCCTCATCTGCTTCAGACACATCTCAATCAGCTGCAGGTCATTCAGGCAGTGAGAGAGTGTCTGTCTCAGTGTGCTCCAGGCCCTCATGTGATCATACTTGTACTGCAGTATAATGACTTCACTGAGCTGGACAGAGACAGAGTGAAATATATACTGAGTCTCTTCAGTCAGAAGGCCATCAAACACACTATAGTGCTGACCACTGATGAGGAGACACttaggtttgttttttttaaaacgaATAAGGCTGTTCAAAATGTAATAAAGGACTGTGAAGGAAGACATCTTCGGTTTGATACAAACCCACAATCTCACACTAAATTGTTTATAAAGATAGAGAAGATCCTCAAGGAAGAATACAAAGAATTTCACATCTGTGGTGATGAAGGTGATGGGTCATCAGTGGATGGAGATTGTGGTTCAGCCAGAGGAGATTACACAGAAGATGAGAGCTCAAAAACAGGAAGTGATGGAAGAG AGGTTCTGAACCTGAATCTGGTTGTTTGTGGGAGTAACAGAAGATTAAAATCCTCCATGTCAGAGCTGTTCCTGAGAGAAAGCAGGAGAGGATCTGTGGTCGGTTCAGAGTTTACGAGGACAGATGTGGATCTTCATGGTCGTCTGATCAGTCTGATGGAGTTTCCAACTCTCATTAATCTCTCAGAGGAGGAAGTGATGCGTCAGACGCTCCGCTGTGTGTCTCTCTGCCATCCTGGAGTTCATCTGTTCATCCTCATCATTCCTGATGGTCCTCTCAATAATGAAGACCGAGCAGAAGTGGAGAAGATGCAGATTTTCAGCTTCAAAATCAACAAGCACATGATGATCCTCATACAGCAGGACTCAGAGCTTCATACAGCAGAACTCAGTGAAGAAACTCAGACGGTCATTCAGAGTCTTAGTGGACGACATCATTTCATTAACCCAAACACACCAGTGTCCACATTGATGGAGAAGATTGATCAGATGGTGGAAGAAAACAAAGGAGAGGTTTTCTCAGCAGAGACATTTCTGGAGCCGCAGATGGAGAAACACCTGAAATATGATGAAAAACATAGCGGAATCAACTCATTAAAGACATTTCAGTCACAAG ATTCAAGAGAAAGACCTAATGAAGTGAGAATTGTTCTTCTGGGTAAAACTGGAGTTGGGAAGAGTGCAACTGGAAACACCATCTTAGGAAGAAAAGCATTTACATCAGACATCTCTCAAAGCTCTGTTACTAAAGAGTGTCAGAAGGTCACAGTTCAAGTCAATAGTCAAAACATCACTGTGATCGACACTCCAGGACTGTTTGATACTCAACTCAGTAATGAAGAAATCAAGAGAGAAATCAGCAACTGCATCTCCATGATCCTGCCTGGACCTCACGTGTTTCTGCTGGTGATTTCACTGGGAAGATTCACTCAAGAAGAGCAAGAGTCAGTGAAGATCATCCAAGAAATATTTGGAGAAAACTCTTTAAAATACACAATAGTGCTGTTCACCAGAGGAGACGATCTGAGGAACAAAACTATTGGAGACTTTCTAGGAAACACTGACTCTGCTCTTAAGAACCTCACTGAAACATGTGGAAACAGAGTCCATGTGTTCAACAATAATCAGACTAAAGACCCAACACAAGTGTCTGATCTACTGATGAAGATAGAGAAGATGGTGAAGACAAATGGAGACAGTTATTACTCATGTAAGATGttcagagagatggagagagaaatACAAGAGAAACAAATGATGATAATGGAGGAGAAAGTGGAACAActgaagagagaaagagaagaactGATGAAGAAACATAAGGAAGAGAAAAAGAGGATGATGGAAGAAGAACGGGTGAAGCATGAAAAGGagaaaaagagaagagaagaTGAATATAGAGAAAGAGATGAACTGATAAAGAAACATGAGGAAGAGAAAAAGAGGATGATGGAAGAAGAACGGGTGAAGCATGAAAAGGagaaaaagagaagagaagaTGAATATAGAGAAAGAGAAGAACTGATAAAGAAACATGAGGAAGAGAAAAAGAGGATGATGGAAGAAGAACGGGTGAAGCATGAAAAGGagaaaaagagaagagaagaTGAATATAGAGAAAGAGAAGAACGAGTTAATAGAGATATAAAAGAAGAGAGAAAAATGCAAGAGGAAATGAGGAGCGAAAAAGAGAGAATGATGAAGGAACACACAGAAGAGAAAAAGAGGGAGATGAAAATACACGAAGAGGAGAAAAAAAGAAGGGAAGAAGAATTAAGAGTGAAAGAAGTTCAATATAAAAGAGACATTAAAGACATTAAGGATCAAGagaaaaatacaaaagagaaGTTGAAGAGACTACAAGAGGAATGGGAGAAACAGAAGCAGCAGGAAAAACAAAGACAAGAAAAAGATGATGAGAAAAGACGACAAAAGGAACAGGACATGTGggaaaaatataatcaaatgctaaaaaaagacaaagaaaggATTATAATGatagagaaagaaagacagaatcaTGATAAAGAGAGATTGAAAAGAGAAGAGGAATTTAAGGAGAGAGAAGAACAATATAAAACAGagataaagaaagaaagagaagaatGGGAACGACAGAAACAACATGAAAGACAAAGAAGAGAAGAAGAGGATGAGAGAAGGCGAAAGAAAGAAGAGGATATGTTTTATGACTTTGACCAGAGACTTAaacaagagaaagagagaatgatgatgatgatagaggAAGAACGACGAAACAATAATCAAGATAGAAAGAAAAGAGAAGAGGATTTTAGAGAGAAAGAAGAAGAATGCAAAAAAGAGATGAAGAGAGAGCGAGAATATTGGAGACAAAGAAGAGATGAGGAGGAGGACAGAAGGAGAAAAATAGAAGAGGACACGTGGGATGAATATTACCAAAAACTTaaacgagagagagaaagaagactGAGAGAGAAAGAAGATCTACAGCTCAACCACGAATTAGAGAgagaaagaattaaaaaaaatatggagGAAAACAGGCTGAAGCATAGCGAAGAGAGAAAAAGAAGAGAACATAAATTTAGAGAAGAACAATATAAGAGAGACATTAAAGACATTGAAGACTGTGAGAGAAAGTTATGGGAGGAATGGGAGACAGAGATACAAGAGGAAAGTAAAAGAGAAGAAAAGGAGAAACAAGGACATGAAACAACCCCACTTTATCAGAGCAATGCAATGATTcagcaaacaaaca GTGATGAAGACTCAGCGTCACAATGTCTGAGAATCTTGTTGTTTGGGAAAACTGGAAATGGAAAGTCTGCAACAGGAAACACCATCCTCAGAAAAAATTACTTTCACGCTGAAACCAGTTCATCTTTGGTGACCAGAGTTTGTCAGAAGGAAGTTGTCAAAGTCGATGGTAAAACAGTATCTATTATTGATACTCCAGGACTCTTCGATTTGACGCTGTCAAAAGAACAAGTACAGGAGCAAATTATGAAATGTGTTCATCAGTCAGCTCCTGGACCTCATGTGTTTGTTATTGTGGTGAGTTTAGGAAAAATTAGCCAAGAGAAGGGTGAGATTTTAGACATGATAACGATGATGTTTGGGCCAGAAGCAGCAAAATTCAGTGTTGTTCTCTTCACTGAAGCAGATATTCTGAACAACAAAACAATTGAACAATATGAGAAAGCAAGTTTTAATGATGAACTCAAAAACATGATCAGCGACTGTGGAAACAGATACCTGGATTTTAACAACACAGAAACACAAGATCAGACACAAGTTACTCGTCTGTTTAATATGATAGAAGAAATTAGGAAATCTAATGAGGGTAAACACTTTACTAATGAGATGTTTCAGGAGGCAGAGGTCTCTGTCGACAGAAGAATTGAAACATTAAAAGAGAATAAAACAAGAAATCAGGCTCAAGTTGTAGAATTAGAGGCCAAATATGAGATGGAAATCAGAAACATGACAGAAAGACTGGCGAAGAAGAAACAAAAGGCAGATGAAAAAAGAGTGAAGCTGGAGAAGTTCAAAGAAAAAGTGAAAACTCTCAGGAGAGAGTTTGAggagaaagaaaaatctgatttgGAGAAACAAGAGGAAGAGGAGAAACAGAAACAGGCAGATCTGGAGAAACAGATGACAGAGGAATATAATCAGATGATAGAGGAGATTGAAGATCAGAGAAAACTGTATGAAAATCAGCaagaagaaagagagaaagaatatCAAAAAAGAGAGGAAGAATATAAAAAAGATctagaaaatttaaaaaataaagaacataGTATAGCAGAATTACTGATTAAACAagaacaggaaataaaaaacagAGATTTAGAGGaactaaaaagaaaagaacaagaagagaaagagagagaagaatGGATGAGGAAAATAAAGGAGGCTGAAAGTAAAAAAGAGACTCAAGAAAAGGTTAAACAACAGCAAAGCAAATGGGAAATAGAAATGAAGCGACAGATGAGAGGACGAGAGGATGACATaagaaagacaaaagaaaaacatGGAAATCAACTTAGAATACAAGAAGAGAAActggaaaaaatgaaaaataaatgtgaaagagaaagagaagatTTGCGACAGATccaagagagagaaaaacaaaagaaagacaaaGGAGAAAAGGATAGACTATATGAAGAAAAAAGGAATGAGATAAAAAGACATTATGATCAgctgaaggaagaaataaaagaaGAGTTTGAGAAAAGAAAACAAGAGGATGAAAAGAGACGAGAAGAGAAGAGGAAGAAATTAGAGAAAATGTTTGAAGACCTGAAAGGAGAACAAGATGTTATGTGTACAAGAGAAAGACAGGTGCAAGGAAgaatagaagaagaagaaaaagagtgtaatagaataaaacaaaaacataaaagcaACATTAATGCCATGGAGAAGAAACATCAAGATGAAGCCAGAGAACAAGAAGAAGAATTGAATGTTTTCAGAGAGAGAGTTGATCAGCAGGTACAGAGGCTGAAGGACATGATAGCCCTCATATATGCAGAGGAAAGTTATAAGAGGAATAATAAATGGAAATGTCACgtcatgtaa